A segment of the bacterium genome:
GCGGTGATCATCGCGGTCGCCATTGCCGCGCTCAGGCGATAACGAAGGAGCCGGAAGGGAATAATTAAGGGGCACGCAGGGTTTACTCACGAGCGGTGGGGCAATCGTACCTCTTGAATCGAGGTGAATTCGGGGATGTCGAGCACAGTAGCGGTTACCGAACAGACGTTTGATAGTGAGGTCATCAAGTCCCCGGTTCCCGTCCTGGTGGATTTTTGGGCCACCTGGTGCGGGCCGTGCAAGATGATCGCCCCCATCGTTGAGGATCTGGCGGGCGAATACCAGGGAAAGCTGAAGGTCCTCAAGCTGGACGTTGACGAGAACAGCGGGGTAGCG
Coding sequences within it:
- the trxA gene encoding thioredoxin — protein: MSSTVAVTEQTFDSEVIKSPVPVLVDFWATWCGPCKMIAPIVEDLAGEYQGKLKVLKLDVDENSGVAAKYSVMSIPTLGIFSKGELIERIVGYMPKEQLKKRIDAALASRV